Proteins encoded within one genomic window of Solibaculum mannosilyticum:
- the rpsQ gene encoding 30S ribosomal protein S17, translating to MSDRNLRKTNVGRVVSNKMDKTIVVAIEDRVKHPLYNKIVKRTVRLKVHDEQNQCNVGDRVLVMETRPYSKEKHWRLVEILERAK from the coding sequence GTGAGCGATAGGAATCTTAGAAAGACCAACGTGGGCCGCGTGGTCAGCAATAAAATGGATAAGACCATTGTTGTTGCCATTGAGGACAGGGTCAAGCATCCACTTTACAACAAGATCGTGAAGCGCACCGTTCGTCTGAAGGTTCACGACGAACAGAATCAGTGCAATGTCGGCGACCGCGTGCTGGTGATGGAAACGCGTCCTTATTCCAAAGAGAAACACTGGCGTTTGGTTGAGATACTGGAACGCGCGAAATAA
- the rpmC gene encoding 50S ribosomal protein L29 → MKAAEMRELTVEELNSKLKSLKEELFNLRFQHAINQLDNPMRIHAVKKDIARIKTTLRQMEIQDAGINGVKNA, encoded by the coding sequence ATGAAGGCAGCAGAAATGAGAGAACTGACCGTCGAAGAGCTCAACAGTAAGCTCAAGAGCCTGAAAGAAGAACTCTTCAACCTGAGATTCCAGCATGCCATCAACCAGCTCGACAACCCCATGCGTATCCACGCTGTGAAGAAAGACATCGCCCGCATCAAAACAACTTTGCGGCAGATGGAGATTCAGGATGCCGGAATCAACGGCGTCAAGAACGCGTGA
- the rplP gene encoding 50S ribosomal protein L16, producing the protein MLLPKRVKYRRVQRGRLKGKAMRGNFVSHGEYGLQALEPAWITSNQIEAARVAMTRYTKRGGQVWIKIFPDKPVTEKPAETRMGSGKGSPEYWVAVVKPGRVMFEIAGVSEEVAREAMRLAANKLPIKCKFIAKQETGGEQS; encoded by the coding sequence ATGCTGTTACCGAAAAGAGTCAAATACCGCCGCGTACAGAGAGGCCGTTTAAAGGGCAAAGCCATGCGCGGCAACTTTGTTTCCCATGGTGAATATGGCCTACAGGCTTTGGAACCCGCCTGGATTACGTCCAACCAGATCGAGGCCGCCCGTGTCGCCATGACGCGTTACACCAAGCGCGGTGGTCAGGTTTGGATCAAGATCTTCCCGGATAAGCCGGTCACTGAGAAGCCGGCTGAAACCCGAATGGGTTCCGGTAAAGGTTCCCCGGAATACTGGGTTGCCGTTGTAAAACCCGGCCGTGTCATGTTCGAAATCGCCGGCGTGTCCGAAGAGGTTGCACGCGAGGCTATGAGACTGGCAGCCAACAAGCTGCCCATTAAGTGCAAGTTTATTGCCAAGCAAGAAACGGGTGGTGAGCAGTCATGA
- the rpsC gene encoding 30S ribosomal protein S3: protein MGQKVHPHGLRVGVIKDWDSRWFASDKDFGDTLVEDYNLRKMLKKQLYSAGVPKIEIERNSSRVTIHIHCAKPGMVIGKGGAEIEKLREQCEKFLKKPVSINIVEVKNPDLNAQLVAENIAQQLEKRISFRRAMKQSIGRAMRMGARGIKISVAGRLGGAEIARTEHYHEGTIPLQTIRADIDYGFAEANTTYGRIGVKVWLYQGEVVRQNTARAPRDNRDFRRDRRDNRDRRAPRRDNREGGRR from the coding sequence ATGGGCCAGAAAGTTCATCCCCACGGCCTCAGAGTAGGCGTTATTAAGGATTGGGACTCCCGCTGGTTCGCAAGCGACAAGGACTTCGGCGATACCCTCGTCGAGGACTACAACTTGCGTAAGATGCTCAAGAAGCAGCTTTATTCCGCTGGCGTTCCCAAGATCGAAATAGAGCGCAACTCCTCGCGCGTTACCATTCACATCCACTGTGCGAAACCCGGTATGGTCATCGGCAAGGGCGGCGCTGAGATTGAGAAGCTCCGCGAACAGTGCGAAAAGTTCCTGAAAAAGCCGGTTTCCATCAACATCGTCGAGGTCAAGAACCCCGATTTGAACGCTCAGTTGGTGGCTGAGAACATCGCCCAGCAGCTGGAGAAGCGCATTTCTTTCCGTCGTGCGATGAAGCAGTCCATCGGCCGCGCCATGAGAATGGGCGCCCGCGGCATCAAGATCAGCGTAGCCGGCCGTTTGGGCGGCGCAGAAATCGCCCGTACCGAGCATTATCATGAGGGAACCATTCCTCTTCAGACCATCCGCGCTGACATCGATTATGGCTTTGCAGAGGCCAACACCACCTACGGCCGCATCGGCGTAAAGGTTTGGCTGTACCAGGGCGAAGTCGTCCGTCAGAATACCGCTCGCGCTCCCCGCGACAACCGCGACTTCCGTCGTGACCGCCGCGATAACCGCGACCGCCGTGCTCCCCGTAGAGACAATCGGGAAGGAGGACGTAGATAA
- the rplV gene encoding 50S ribosomal protein L22 yields MEARATLRYARISPRKVKVVLDVIRGKDVSMASAILKNTPKAACEYLIKLLNSAAANADVKNMDTSRLYVAECFVSPGPILRRIRPRAQGRAFEIQKKTSHVTLVLREKE; encoded by the coding sequence ATGGAAGCAAGGGCTACTTTACGCTATGCCCGCATCTCGCCCCGCAAGGTGAAGGTCGTATTGGACGTCATCCGCGGCAAAGATGTGTCCATGGCATCAGCCATTCTGAAAAATACCCCCAAGGCAGCCTGTGAATATCTGATCAAGCTGCTCAATTCCGCCGCTGCCAATGCGGACGTTAAAAATATGGATACCTCCCGGCTGTACGTTGCGGAATGCTTTGTCAGCCCCGGCCCCATCCTCCGGCGCATCCGCCCGAGAGCCCAGGGTCGTGCTTTTGAGATCCAAAAGAAGACATCCCATGTCACTCTTGTGCTCCGGGAGAAAGAATAA
- the rpsS gene encoding 30S ribosomal protein S19 translates to MGRSVKKGPFVQPVLLKRVQEMNEKGEKRILKTWSRASTIFPDFVGHTFAVHDGRKHVPVYVTEDMVGHKLGEFAPTRTFKGHAGSKTSK, encoded by the coding sequence ATGGGCAGAAGTGTTAAGAAGGGACCCTTTGTACAGCCTGTGCTGCTCAAGAGGGTTCAGGAAATGAACGAAAAAGGCGAAAAGCGCATCCTCAAGACCTGGAGCCGCGCTTCCACCATCTTCCCTGATTTTGTCGGCCACACCTTCGCTGTTCATGACGGTAGAAAACATGTCCCGGTTTATGTGACTGAGGATATGGTTGGTCACAAGTTGGGCGAGTTCGCCCCCACCAGAACGTTTAAAGGCCATGCAGGCTCCAAGACGTCGAAATAA
- the rplB gene encoding 50S ribosomal protein L2, with the protein MAMKVYKPTTNARRNMSVIDYAQLSKEGPERSLLAPLKNKSGRNSYGRITVRHRGGGNRRKYRIIDFKRDKRDMVAVVKTLEYDPNRSAHIALVEYEDGEKRYIIAPQGLKVGDKIESSADADIKVGNALPLTSIPVGTFIHNVELYPGKGAQLARAAGNMAQLMAKEGVYALLRLPSGELRNVSVNCMATIGQVGNIEHENVKIGKAGRKRHMGWRPTVRGSVMNPCDHPHGGGEGKSPIGRPGPVTPWGKPALGYKTRKKHNRSDKMIVKRRGGK; encoded by the coding sequence ATGGCTATGAAAGTTTATAAGCCGACGACCAACGCTCGACGCAACATGTCGGTCATCGACTATGCACAGCTTTCCAAAGAGGGACCTGAGCGCAGTCTGCTCGCTCCCCTTAAGAATAAGTCCGGCCGCAACAGCTACGGCCGTATCACCGTCCGCCACAGAGGCGGCGGCAACCGCAGAAAGTACCGTATCATCGACTTCAAACGCGACAAGCGCGATATGGTGGCTGTGGTTAAAACGTTGGAATACGATCCCAACCGTTCGGCCCACATCGCTTTGGTGGAATATGAGGATGGCGAGAAACGTTACATCATCGCTCCCCAGGGCCTGAAGGTCGGCGACAAGATTGAATCCAGCGCCGATGCCGATATCAAGGTCGGCAACGCTTTGCCTCTGACCAGCATCCCGGTCGGTACCTTTATCCACAACGTAGAGCTCTACCCCGGCAAGGGCGCTCAGTTGGCCCGCGCGGCCGGCAACATGGCTCAGCTCATGGCAAAAGAGGGCGTATACGCTCTGCTTCGTCTGCCCTCCGGCGAGCTGCGCAACGTGTCGGTCAACTGCATGGCTACCATCGGCCAGGTTGGCAACATCGAGCATGAAAACGTCAAGATCGGTAAAGCCGGTAGAAAACGTCACATGGGTTGGCGTCCCACCGTCCGCGGTTCGGTTATGAACCCCTGCGACCATCCCCACGGCGGCGGCGAGGGCAAATCCCCCATCGGTCGTCCCGGCCCGGTTACTCCTTGGGGCAAGCCCGCTCTGGGTTACAAGACCCGCAAGAAGCACAACCGCTCCGACAAGATGATCGTCAAACGCCGCGGCGGCAAATAA
- the rplW gene encoding 50S ribosomal protein L23 — MKIAQDVIIRPVITEKSMAGIMQKVYSFEVAKDATKIDIARAVEELFGVKVAKVTTMHKNGKMRRQGRTQGYTASWKKAVVTLKPDSKAIEFFEGMM; from the coding sequence ATGAAAATCGCACAGGATGTGATTATTCGCCCGGTCATCACCGAAAAGAGCATGGCTGGCATTATGCAGAAGGTATACTCCTTCGAAGTGGCCAAGGATGCCACAAAGATTGACATTGCCCGTGCTGTGGAAGAGCTGTTCGGCGTCAAGGTCGCCAAGGTTACCACCATGCACAAAAACGGCAAAATGAGACGTCAGGGCCGTACCCAGGGCTACACCGCTTCCTGGAAAAAGGCTGTCGTCACCCTGAAGCCTGATTCTAAGGCCATCGAGTTCTTCGAAGGCATGATGTAA
- the rplD gene encoding 50S ribosomal protein L4: MPKVSVVNMAGAQVGEIELNDSIFGIEPNQYVMHAVVVNYLANQRQGTQSTKTRSEVSGGGKKPWRQKGTGRARQGSTRAPQWRHGGIALGPKPRDYRYTLNKKVRRLALKSAFSTKVQDNNLIVVDNIDVEGFKTKTIVEMLKSLGVEGKALIVLAGKNDNVYYSTRNIPGVEATLTNTLNVYDILNHDKFIIVKDAVAKLEEVYA, encoded by the coding sequence ATGCCTAAGGTTTCCGTAGTTAATATGGCTGGCGCTCAGGTCGGCGAGATCGAGCTGAACGACTCCATTTTTGGTATAGAGCCCAACCAGTATGTTATGCATGCTGTTGTGGTCAACTATCTGGCCAATCAGCGCCAGGGCACCCAGTCCACCAAGACCCGTTCGGAAGTTTCCGGCGGCGGCAAAAAGCCCTGGAGACAAAAGGGCACTGGTCGCGCCCGTCAGGGTTCTACCCGCGCTCCCCAGTGGCGTCACGGCGGCATCGCTTTGGGCCCCAAGCCCCGCGATTACCGCTACACCCTCAATAAGAAGGTGCGCCGTCTGGCTCTGAAATCGGCCTTCTCCACCAAGGTTCAGGACAACAACCTGATCGTTGTGGACAACATCGATGTGGAAGGCTTCAAAACCAAGACCATCGTCGAGATGCTCAAGAGCTTGGGCGTCGAGGGCAAGGCTCTCATCGTCCTGGCCGGCAAGAACGACAACGTCTATTATTCCACCCGCAACATCCCCGGTGTTGAGGCTACCCTCACCAACACCCTGAATGTTTACGACATCCTCAATCACGATAAGTTCATTATCGTCAAGGATGCTGTGGCAAAATTAGAGGAGGTGTATGCATAA
- the rplC gene encoding 50S ribosomal protein L3: protein MQKGIIGKKLGMTQVFDEKGNVVPVTVIEAGPCVVTQKKTVETDGYTAIQIGYGDIKVKNVTKPLQGHFKKSDVAPKRHLKEFRFDSIDDINVGDIIKVDTFAAGDRVDVTGTSKGKGYAGSIKRWNFHRLKETHGTGPVARHAGSNGACSSPSRVFKGKKLPGHLGAERVTVQNLDVVTVDAENDLIAIKGAIPGPKGGIVVIRDSVKKA, encoded by the coding sequence ATGCAAAAAGGCATCATCGGCAAGAAACTGGGCATGACCCAGGTCTTTGATGAAAAGGGCAACGTCGTTCCGGTAACCGTTATCGAAGCAGGCCCCTGTGTGGTTACACAGAAGAAGACTGTGGAGACCGACGGTTACACTGCTATACAGATCGGCTACGGCGACATCAAAGTGAAAAACGTAACCAAGCCCTTGCAAGGCCACTTTAAGAAGTCGGATGTGGCTCCTAAGCGTCATCTGAAGGAGTTCCGTTTCGACAGCATCGACGACATTAACGTCGGCGATATCATCAAGGTTGACACCTTCGCTGCTGGCGACCGTGTGGACGTAACCGGCACCTCCAAAGGTAAGGGTTACGCTGGTTCCATCAAGCGTTGGAACTTCCACCGTCTGAAGGAAACCCATGGTACGGGCCCTGTGGCACGCCATGCCGGTTCCAACGGTGCCTGTAGCTCCCCGTCCCGCGTGTTCAAGGGCAAGAAACTGCCTGGCCACCTGGGCGCTGAGCGTGTGACCGTTCAAAATCTTGACGTTGTAACCGTGGATGCGGAAAACGATCTGATTGCCATCAAGGGCGCCATTCCCGGCCCCAAGGGCGGCATCGTCGTCATCCGTGACAGCGTCAAAAAGGCCTAA
- the rpsJ gene encoding 30S ribosomal protein S10 encodes MAVKEKIRIRLKGYDAHLVDQSAEKIVETAKRTGARVSGPVPLPTEKQVVTILRAVHKYKDSREQFEMRTHKRLIDILRPSNKTVEALTGLELPAGVEIEIQL; translated from the coding sequence TTGGCAGTCAAGGAGAAAATCAGGATCAGACTCAAGGGGTACGATGCTCATCTGGTGGATCAGTCCGCCGAGAAGATCGTGGAGACCGCAAAGCGTACTGGTGCTCGCGTGTCGGGCCCTGTGCCGCTTCCCACTGAGAAGCAGGTGGTCACCATTCTGCGCGCCGTCCATAAGTATAAGGACAGCCGCGAGCAGTTTGAGATGCGCACCCACAAGAGATTGATCGATATCCTCAGACCCAGCAACAAAACCGTTGAGGCTTTGACGGGTCTGGAGCTCCCCGCCGGCGTTGAGATTGAGATCCAGCTGTAA
- a CDS encoding DUF2461 domain-containing protein: MKATEGRFEGFSKQTMDFLWDLRFNNRKDWFEEHRQIYQDSLLTPFRLLGQELTEFVVGLDPRHEFKNHVSRIYKDARYSREKVPYNDHLWQSPRPILLDKDQWKERPMYYFELHPEYWGFGMGYFSASKPTMDALRARIDQHPGQFEKARKAFEGQDSMELCGDLYKRPKAEKPPKVAQWYNRKDIYFSARRPIGEILFSRDFLAEIYRGFEAIKPVYDFLWSLHE; encoded by the coding sequence ATGAAGGCGACAGAGGGACGTTTTGAAGGTTTTTCCAAGCAGACTATGGATTTTTTATGGGACCTTCGATTCAATAATCGGAAGGATTGGTTTGAGGAACATCGTCAGATTTATCAGGACAGCTTGCTGACGCCGTTTCGCCTGTTGGGACAGGAATTAACCGAGTTTGTAGTCGGTTTAGATCCTAGGCATGAGTTTAAAAACCATGTCTCCCGCATCTATAAGGACGCCCGGTACAGCAGGGAGAAGGTGCCTTATAACGATCATCTGTGGCAGTCTCCCCGCCCTATCCTGCTGGATAAGGATCAGTGGAAGGAGCGCCCCATGTACTATTTTGAGCTGCATCCTGAGTATTGGGGATTCGGGATGGGGTATTTTTCCGCCAGCAAACCCACAATGGATGCACTGCGCGCCCGCATCGACCAACATCCCGGACAGTTTGAAAAGGCTCGTAAGGCATTTGAGGGACAGGACAGTATGGAACTGTGCGGTGACCTGTACAAACGTCCTAAGGCAGAGAAACCTCCGAAAGTGGCGCAGTGGTATAACCGAAAGGACATTTACTTCAGTGCCCGCCGTCCCATCGGAGAGATCCTCTTTTCCAGGGATTTTCTTGCAGAAATCTATCGAGGCTTTGAAGCTATTAAGCCGGTGTACGACTTTTTGTGGTCGCTGCACGAATAA
- a CDS encoding CHAP domain-containing protein, protein MRKQLRSAMVIASSLAVLVSSVILPVSAGASQEDTVPVVAEASDISTAQEWNMALENDSLPEQVVEGSEVEMSGNVVAGVPFDFVQLQILDETGEVEAEKALTCQDLQFDLSRFNEYPLFEGLDPGDKTMRVAGGKGTQTADLYISPLEVKPLVDASDVSIPSSVAQYGALDLVGTLESEEDLTSVSLAIYDENRMEAYLSIACEGQAFDLSQFNGQIDTSLIPVGDKTMKITATTVTEQKVVYEDSLEVLEAVPSELALDGFTAPAADYVKGADYSFAGTVSSNYPVQSVTMTIQDADGNVDFQKSLDGGDVSFDLAQFNEYFVISSLPSGDKTITIDAADALGSQTLAQEAFAVNTPADQSALAISGLEMPSTHQKGKGRALKGEITSNYLIQWVNVDILNASGEVETGKKIEVGATSFSLSNIDPYIAFSKLSAGQKTLVVTAADEGTEKQLFSQEFTVEEPVVAYSSGSSSSSSGGNSDSLPPVSSGTGAQAMISVAASQIGYHEASNGYTKYGDWYGMPTANWCTIFVAWCADQAGVLGTAIPNTGSTTACMSWFQQRGRYFSKGSGDPQPGDICFMKFDSSSRPCSHVALVEYTSGGKVYTIEGNNADQVIRRSYTFGSARIVGYGRPAY, encoded by the coding sequence ATGCGAAAGCAACTCAGGTCGGCCATGGTGATTGCCAGTTCCCTGGCCGTCTTAGTTTCCAGTGTGATCCTGCCCGTTTCGGCCGGCGCATCCCAGGAAGATACCGTACCGGTTGTAGCCGAGGCCAGTGATATTTCCACCGCTCAGGAGTGGAATATGGCTTTGGAAAATGACAGTCTGCCCGAGCAGGTTGTGGAAGGCAGTGAAGTCGAGATGTCCGGCAATGTGGTGGCCGGCGTTCCTTTCGACTTTGTCCAGCTTCAGATTCTGGACGAGACAGGGGAGGTTGAAGCTGAGAAAGCGCTGACCTGCCAGGATCTCCAGTTTGATTTGAGCCGTTTTAATGAATACCCATTGTTTGAAGGCCTGGATCCTGGCGACAAAACCATGCGCGTGGCGGGTGGAAAAGGCACTCAGACAGCGGATCTCTATATTAGTCCTCTGGAGGTTAAGCCTCTGGTGGATGCCTCCGATGTATCGATCCCCTCCAGTGTGGCGCAGTACGGCGCTCTGGATCTGGTAGGTACTTTGGAATCAGAAGAGGATTTGACAAGCGTCAGCCTCGCTATCTATGATGAAAATCGGATGGAAGCTTACTTGTCCATTGCTTGTGAGGGACAAGCCTTTGATCTTTCCCAGTTTAATGGTCAAATTGATACGTCGCTCATTCCCGTGGGCGATAAAACGATGAAAATTACTGCCACCACTGTGACAGAACAGAAAGTGGTATATGAAGACTCCCTGGAGGTTCTGGAAGCAGTTCCTTCGGAGCTTGCTTTGGATGGATTCACAGCTCCCGCCGCTGATTACGTGAAGGGCGCGGATTATTCCTTTGCCGGTACTGTTTCTTCCAACTATCCTGTCCAGTCGGTTACCATGACCATTCAGGATGCCGACGGCAATGTGGATTTCCAGAAGAGCCTGGATGGCGGAGATGTCTCCTTTGATCTGGCCCAATTTAACGAGTACTTTGTAATTTCGTCCCTGCCTTCCGGTGATAAGACGATCACCATTGATGCTGCGGATGCTTTGGGCAGCCAGACTCTTGCTCAAGAGGCCTTTGCCGTTAACACCCCGGCCGATCAGTCGGCTCTCGCTATCAGCGGGCTGGAGATGCCTTCTACTCATCAGAAGGGGAAAGGTCGTGCTTTGAAGGGGGAGATCACCTCCAATTATCTGATCCAGTGGGTCAATGTGGATATTCTCAATGCCTCTGGCGAAGTGGAAACCGGAAAGAAGATTGAAGTGGGCGCCACTTCGTTCTCCTTAAGTAATATCGATCCTTATATTGCCTTTAGTAAACTGTCGGCCGGCCAAAAGACTTTGGTGGTGACTGCTGCAGATGAAGGCACTGAAAAGCAACTGTTTTCTCAGGAATTTACCGTGGAAGAGCCTGTAGTAGCGTATAGTTCCGGAAGTTCCTCTTCTTCCAGTGGTGGGAATTCCGATAGCCTTCCCCCTGTCAGCAGCGGGACTGGCGCTCAGGCCATGATCAGCGTGGCCGCCAGCCAGATCGGTTATCATGAAGCTTCCAACGGATATACAAAATATGGCGATTGGTACGGTATGCCGACCGCCAACTGGTGTACCATCTTTGTGGCTTGGTGTGCGGATCAAGCAGGTGTACTGGGTACTGCCATTCCAAACACTGGCTCTACTACCGCTTGTATGAGCTGGTTCCAGCAGAGAGGCCGTTACTTCTCCAAGGGCAGCGGCGATCCTCAACCTGGCGATATCTGCTTTATGAAATTCGATAGTTCTTCCCGTCCTTGCTCTCATGTGGCGTTGGTGGAATATACCAGCGGCGGCAAGGTCTATACCATCGAGGGCAACAATGCCGACCAGGTCATTCGCCGCAGTTATACCTTTGGAAGCGCCCGCATTGTGGGTTATGGCAGGCCTGCCTATTAA
- the rlmD gene encoding 23S rRNA (uracil(1939)-C(5))-methyltransferase RlmD: MKKNDTIFVTITGVSSEGNGIGRHDGMAVFIPGTACGDEVEALVVKVCKSYAHGKLVRVLKPSPDRVESDCPVFLKCGGCVYRHISYEAERRLKAQRVQETIRRIGGLDIPQRPILSGPQQSGYRNKALYPVGLDQNGKLAIGFYAPRSHRIVDCRQCSLQPPEFSSLVNAVAHWMTLTGVSPYRQESNEGLVRHIYLRKAFGTGQIMACLVVNGKRVPDEPMLVKLLREAGEPNGLKSIILNQNTRPDNVILGRRCRTLWGQDTIEDTLCDLQFSLSPLSFYQVNREAAQILYRRAAQYAQPEGALVLDLYCGAGTIGLTMAQKAEKVIGVEIVPDAIRDADKNAALNGIQNAEFLCGDAAQAAEMLVQRGLHPDVVVLDPPRKGCSPELLTILADRFSPDRIVYVSCDPATLARDLKILNSSGYLPQEVTPVDMFPRTSHVETVVLLSKLNTKQHIEVELNLDELDLTAAESKATYEEIKEYVLEHTGLKVSHLYIAQVKQKYGIIERENYNKPKSENSRQPKCPPEKEAAITEALKHFGMI, from the coding sequence ATGAAAAAGAACGATACCATTTTTGTCACCATCACCGGCGTGTCCTCTGAGGGGAACGGCATTGGCCGTCACGACGGCATGGCGGTATTTATCCCAGGCACCGCCTGCGGAGATGAAGTGGAGGCCTTGGTGGTCAAAGTGTGTAAGTCCTATGCCCATGGGAAACTTGTGCGGGTCCTGAAGCCTTCCCCCGATCGTGTGGAATCCGACTGTCCTGTCTTTCTAAAGTGCGGCGGATGTGTCTATCGCCATATCTCCTATGAGGCGGAACGCCGTCTGAAAGCCCAGAGGGTTCAGGAGACCATCCGACGCATCGGCGGACTGGATATCCCTCAGCGTCCTATTCTCTCAGGGCCTCAGCAGTCTGGATACCGCAACAAAGCTCTGTATCCTGTAGGTTTGGATCAAAACGGCAAGTTGGCCATCGGATTTTATGCTCCCCGCAGCCATCGCATTGTCGACTGCCGGCAGTGCAGTCTTCAGCCTCCGGAGTTTTCCTCTCTGGTGAATGCCGTAGCTCACTGGATGACTCTCACAGGAGTTTCTCCTTATCGGCAGGAGTCTAATGAGGGATTGGTGCGCCACATCTATCTGCGCAAAGCCTTTGGAACCGGGCAGATCATGGCTTGTCTGGTCGTCAACGGCAAAAGGGTGCCGGATGAACCGATGCTTGTCAAGCTCCTCCGGGAGGCTGGGGAACCCAACGGATTAAAAAGCATCATCCTCAACCAGAATACCCGGCCGGACAACGTCATTCTGGGCAGACGCTGCCGCACACTATGGGGACAAGATACCATTGAGGATACCTTATGTGATTTGCAGTTCTCCCTTTCCCCCCTCTCCTTTTATCAAGTGAATCGGGAGGCCGCCCAGATTCTTTACCGCCGGGCCGCGCAATATGCGCAACCGGAGGGCGCCCTTGTACTGGATCTCTATTGCGGCGCCGGCACCATCGGCCTCACGATGGCGCAAAAAGCCGAAAAGGTGATAGGGGTTGAGATCGTCCCTGACGCCATCCGGGATGCCGATAAAAACGCCGCTCTCAACGGCATTCAAAACGCTGAATTCTTGTGCGGCGATGCAGCTCAAGCCGCTGAGATGCTGGTTCAACGGGGACTTCATCCCGACGTGGTAGTACTGGATCCTCCCCGCAAAGGATGCAGTCCAGAGCTGCTCACCATCCTGGCAGACCGGTTTTCTCCCGACCGCATTGTCTATGTATCCTGTGACCCTGCCACTTTGGCTCGGGATCTCAAGATCTTAAACAGCAGCGGTTATCTTCCTCAGGAGGTTACCCCTGTGGACATGTTCCCACGTACCAGCCATGTGGAGACGGTAGTACTTTTGTCCAAACTCAATACCAAGCAGCATATCGAGGTGGAGCTGAATCTGGACGAGCTGGATTTAACTGCGGCGGAGAGCAAAGCCACCTATGAAGAGATTAAGGAGTATGTGCTGGAACATACAGGTCTAAAAGTCAGCCATCTCTATATCGCTCAGGTTAAACAGAAGTATGGTATTATTGAGCGTGAGAACTACAACAAGCCAAAATCCGAGAATTCCAGGCAGCCGAAATGTCCGCCCGAAAAGGAAGCGGCCATTACGGAGGCATTGAAGCATTTTGGGATGATTTGA
- a CDS encoding AbrB/MazE/SpoVT family DNA-binding domain-containing protein, producing the protein MGKPKGKYAWTATVGEKGQIVIPKQAREIFDIHPGDTLVLLGDEKRGIAIPPKTMFSQFAAAVFETEQEAD; encoded by the coding sequence ATGGGCAAGCCGAAAGGAAAATATGCATGGACTGCTACGGTGGGAGAAAAGGGTCAGATTGTGATACCGAAACAGGCGCGAGAAATATTTGACATTCACCCGGGAGATACGCTGGTGCTTCTGGGGGATGAAAAAAGGGGGATTGCCATCCCGCCTAAAACCATGTTTTCACAATTTGCCGCGGCCGTATTTGAAACGGAACAGGAGGCGGACTGA
- a CDS encoding ABC transporter ATP-binding protein, which translates to MALCEIKNLRKTYPSFTLSELSFQLNAGRIVGFIGRNGAGKTTTIKSMLGLVHPDGGEIDYFGLPFSQHEKQIKQRIGYSTGAVNYYPKRKIKDIVAVTRMFFDTWNEEAYREYLSLFALDESKMPSELSEGMRVKFNLLLALSHKSEILILDEPTSGLDPFSRDELLDIFAELKKRGVSILFSTHITSDIEKCADDILYIRDGKLVASYPKEDFRKNCCEAGESIEEAILRMERSANI; encoded by the coding sequence ATGGCTCTTTGTGAGATCAAAAATTTGAGAAAAACCTATCCTTCTTTTACTCTATCTGAGTTGTCTTTTCAGCTGAACGCCGGACGGATTGTGGGATTCATTGGCCGAAACGGAGCCGGAAAGACGACAACAATCAAATCTATGCTGGGACTTGTTCATCCTGATGGCGGCGAGATTGATTACTTCGGGCTGCCATTTTCCCAGCACGAGAAGCAGATAAAGCAGCGGATCGGGTATTCTACGGGAGCGGTCAACTACTATCCAAAGCGAAAAATAAAAGACATTGTTGCTGTCACAAGGATGTTCTTTGACACATGGAATGAAGAAGCGTATCGGGAATATCTTTCTTTATTTGCGCTGGACGAGAGCAAGATGCCTTCTGAACTCTCCGAAGGGATGCGGGTGAAGTTTAATTTGCTTTTGGCTCTGTCCCATAAATCGGAGATTCTCATTTTGGATGAGCCTACCAGCGGCCTTGATCCTTTCTCCCGTGATGAGCTGCTTGACATATTTGCAGAATTAAAAAAGCGTGGCGTTTCCATCCTGTTTTCCACCCACATCACCTCGGATATTGAGAAATGTGCCGACGATATTCTGTATATTCGGGACGGAAAACTTGTAGCCAGCTACCCAAAAGAGGATTTCAGAAAAAACTGCTGTGAAGCAGGCGAAAGCATAGAAGAAGCAATTTTGCGGATGGAAAGGAGTGCCAACATATGA